The following coding sequences are from one Candidatus Borkfalkia ceftriaxoniphila window:
- a CDS encoding FecCD family ABC transporter permease: MKEKSKKLLRTEICFAALGIALFLAVILNVWIGSANISVGDVFKILFTNQFAGQGAHTIVWSVRLPRLCAAALLGGALGVSGYLIQTYFHNPICSPFELGISSGAKMVLAFFTVVATNFIGGLTGVGMVAVSFVGSLVSMGVVLLCAGKTKNMAVLLIIGIMIGYACSAVTDLIITFAQEEEIVNLTFWSMGSFSGKDWSDVLVIACFVLACFAGTLLLVKPITAFQLGEGYAQSMGMNVKLFRLLIILLSSLLSACVVAFAGPVSFVGIAVPHLTKLLFNSSKPAVVLPGTFLLGAVFCLVCDLIARTIFAPTELAIGTVTAIFGAPVVIAMLLKSRRKSV; encoded by the coding sequence ATGAAGGAAAAAAGCAAAAAATTGCTGCGGACGGAGATATGTTTTGCCGCGCTGGGCATCGCCCTGTTTCTCGCCGTCATACTCAACGTATGGATCGGCAGCGCGAATATCTCCGTCGGCGACGTTTTTAAAATTTTATTTACGAATCAATTCGCGGGGCAGGGGGCGCACACCATCGTGTGGAGCGTCCGACTCCCGCGCCTGTGCGCCGCCGCGCTTTTGGGCGGCGCGCTCGGCGTTTCGGGGTATTTGATCCAGACGTATTTCCACAACCCCATCTGCAGCCCGTTCGAACTCGGCATCTCCTCGGGCGCAAAGATGGTGCTCGCTTTTTTTACCGTCGTCGCCACTAACTTTATCGGCGGTCTTACGGGCGTGGGCATGGTCGCGGTTTCGTTCGTCGGTTCGCTCGTATCCATGGGCGTCGTGCTCCTGTGCGCGGGCAAGACCAAAAACATGGCGGTTTTGCTCATCATCGGCATCATGATCGGTTACGCCTGCTCGGCGGTCACCGACCTTATCATCACCTTCGCGCAGGAAGAAGAGATCGTAAACCTCACGTTCTGGTCGATGGGCAGTTTTTCGGGCAAAGATTGGAGCGACGTGCTCGTCATTGCCTGCTTTGTGCTCGCGTGTTTCGCGGGTACGCTGCTGCTCGTCAAACCCATCACCGCCTTTCAGTTGGGGGAGGGTTACGCGCAGAGCATGGGCATGAACGTCAAACTGTTCCGCCTGCTCATTATCCTGCTTTCCAGCCTGTTGTCGGCGTGCGTGGTCGCGTTCGCGGGACCCGTTTCGTTCGTCGGCATCGCGGTGCCGCACCTGACGAAACTGCTCTTTAATTCCTCGAAGCCCGCCGTCGTTTTGCCCGGAACGTTCCTGCTCGGCGCCGTGTTCTGCCTCGTGTGCGATCTCATCGCGCGTACGATTTTCGCGCCGACGGAACTCGCCATCGGAACGGTTACGGCAATATTCGGCGCGCCCGTCGTCATCGCCATGCTCCTAAAGAGCAGGAGGAAGAGCGTATGA
- a CDS encoding uroporphyrinogen decarboxylase/cobalamine-independent methonine synthase family protein produces MIDFSDAQWENVKTNYRRWWKGELGRPILPCVFWGRDAGREMPKNPLLSFANCNDLRITPKQIVDRYDYELSGYEYVGDSFPLMQTMQFGPGIVAAFLGADLLNDSQTVWFRPKEVKPLNEMHFEYDADNIWLDRIREIFIEGMKRWQGNVVIGFPDLGGIMDILASFRQSDNLLYDLYDEPEQVKRLVNEIADLWHRFYLELCELLKGSQGYSDWSSIYYEKPSYMLQSDFSFMIGNDMFDEFVKPELEKTSARLSNAWYHLDGIGELKHLDSLLTVDTIKGIQWVPGEGEPRTRDWSEVYAKISKAKRKIQAYYDLDFHLDEILQVIERPDDLVKMQFGYSIDRKNEIVARLRKYGAE; encoded by the coding sequence ATGATAGATTTCAGCGACGCGCAGTGGGAAAATGTAAAGACAAATTACAGGCGCTGGTGGAAAGGGGAATTGGGAAGACCGATTTTGCCGTGCGTATTTTGGGGGCGGGACGCGGGGCGCGAAATGCCGAAAAATCCGCTGCTTTCCTTTGCCAACTGCAACGATCTTCGCATCACGCCCAAACAGATCGTCGACAGATACGATTACGAACTGAGCGGTTACGAATACGTCGGGGACAGTTTTCCCCTGATGCAGACCATGCAGTTCGGTCCCGGTATCGTCGCGGCGTTTCTGGGTGCGGATCTTCTGAACGATTCTCAGACGGTATGGTTCAGACCCAAAGAAGTAAAGCCTTTAAACGAAATGCATTTTGAGTACGACGCCGACAATATCTGGCTGGACCGTATCCGTGAAATTTTTATCGAGGGCATGAAACGCTGGCAGGGCAACGTCGTGATCGGGTTCCCTGATCTGGGCGGGATCATGGATATTTTAGCGTCTTTCCGCCAGTCCGACAATCTTTTATACGATCTGTACGACGAGCCCGAGCAAGTCAAACGTCTCGTAAACGAAATTGCAGACCTTTGGCACCGCTTTTATCTCGAACTTTGCGAACTTTTGAAGGGCTCGCAAGGGTACAGCGATTGGAGTTCCATATATTACGAAAAGCCGTCGTATATGTTGCAGAGCGATTTTTCCTTTATGATCGGGAACGACATGTTCGACGAATTCGTAAAGCCCGAACTTGAAAAGACTTCCGCCCGCCTTTCGAACGCCTGGTATCATCTGGACGGGATCGGCGAACTGAAACATCTGGACAGTCTGCTGACCGTCGATACCATCAAAGGAATACAATGGGTCCCCGGCGAGGGGGAACCGCGCACCCGCGATTGGAGCGAAGTTTATGCGAAGATCTCGAAGGCGAAAAGAAAGATCCAGGCGTATTACGATCTGGACTTTCATCTCGACGAAATTTTGCAAGTCATCGAACGGCCCGACGATCTCGTCAAAATGCAGTTCGGTTATTCCATCGACAGGAAAAACGAGATCGTAGCTCGCCTGCGCAAATACGGCGCGGAATAA
- a CDS encoding precorrin-8X methylmutase produces the protein MQEMKPMEIERKSFEIIASELTVPLAAGTEDIVKRVIHATADFDYAENLVFSENAVKCARDAISGGCDIVTDTEMAKSGINKKILASFGGNVHCFVGNETVAREAERRGVTRSKVAMEHAAGLEKPCIFVIGNAPTALMSLLDLAEAGKVSPALVVGAPVGFVHVVESKERLLASGLPYIVARGRKGGSNVAAAIVNALVYAIRR, from the coding sequence ATGCAGGAAATGAAGCCGATGGAGATCGAGCGCAAAAGTTTCGAGATCATCGCAAGCGAACTGACCGTACCTTTGGCGGCGGGAACGGAGGATATCGTCAAGCGCGTCATCCACGCCACCGCCGATTTCGACTATGCGGAAAACCTCGTCTTTTCCGAGAACGCCGTAAAGTGCGCGCGGGACGCGATTTCGGGCGGGTGCGATATCGTCACCGATACCGAAATGGCAAAATCGGGCATCAATAAGAAAATTTTGGCTTCGTTCGGCGGGAATGTACACTGCTTTGTCGGAAACGAGACGGTCGCGCGCGAGGCGGAAAGGCGGGGCGTCACCCGTTCGAAAGTCGCCATGGAACACGCGGCGGGGCTTGAAAAGCCGTGCATTTTCGTCATCGGCAACGCGCCTACCGCGCTCATGTCGCTTTTGGATCTCGCCGAAGCGGGCAAAGTAAGCCCCGCGCTCGTCGTGGGCGCTCCCGTCGGGTTCGTGCACGTCGTGGAAAGCAAGGAGCGCCTGCTCGCATCGGGGCTTCCCTATATCGTCGCAAGGGGCAGAAAAGGCGGCTCGAACGTCGCCGCAGCCATCGTCAATGCGCTCGTTTACGCGATCAGGAGATAG
- the cobK gene encoding precorrin-6A reductase, producing MKKICLFSGTSEGRELAFSLARYEAELIVCTATGYGGSLSASPRARVCAGEMDCSEMERFFEREKFDCVIDATHPHARAVTQNIRDAASAANVKCFRVLRGLPAPDSDAVCVRSASEAAAYLSARNGRIFLTTGSRSLAAFAELADRIVARVLPRSESLRECEAIGLTPAQIIAMQGPFNEKENDFLMERYPCEWLVTKQAGQRGGTDAKIASAKRRGMGVVLILSPETEGESPSAVLQKVVREYKLARREQNGI from the coding sequence ATGAAGAAAATATGTCTGTTTTCGGGCACGAGCGAGGGAAGAGAACTCGCGTTCTCGCTCGCGCGGTACGAGGCGGAACTGATTGTATGCACGGCGACCGGATACGGCGGAAGTCTGAGCGCTTCCCCGCGTGCGCGCGTCTGTGCCGGCGAGATGGATTGCTCCGAAATGGAGCGCTTTTTCGAAAGAGAAAAGTTTGACTGCGTGATCGACGCGACCCATCCGCACGCCCGCGCGGTCACGCAAAATATCCGCGACGCCGCGTCCGCGGCGAACGTGAAATGTTTCCGCGTACTGCGCGGTTTGCCCGCGCCCGACAGCGACGCCGTTTGCGTGCGCAGCGCGTCGGAAGCGGCGGCATACCTTTCCGCGCGAAACGGGCGTATTTTTCTCACGACGGGCAGCCGTTCGCTCGCCGCGTTCGCAGAATTGGCGGATCGGATCGTCGCGCGCGTGCTGCCGCGGTCGGAATCTTTGCGGGAATGCGAGGCGATCGGGCTGACGCCCGCGCAGATCATTGCCATGCAGGGGCCTTTCAACGAAAAAGAGAACGATTTTTTGATGGAGCGTTATCCGTGCGAATGGCTCGTGACAAAACAGGCGGGACAGCGGGGCGGTACGGATGCGAAGATCGCGTCCGCCAAGCGCCGCGGTATGGGCGTCGTTCTGATCTTATCGCCTGAAACGGAAGGGGAATCTCCGTCCGCCGTCCTTCAAAAAGTGGTGCGGGAATATAAATTGGCAAGGAGAGAACAAAATGGAATTTAA
- a CDS encoding alpha-L-rhamnosidase-related protein, which produces MKIIRKTEDQALFDLEQLGNGVLTFTYPASAGASVSCAYGPYPDFINFRCKCDMSIFEGKAICRSKKLVTARYLLVTAHGVPLESVDLSFQDKMLPLEKYGDFSCDSKLFEKMFSVCEHTLRCCVFPHTQGNSTFDLQGEKNREFALNWHGKYSDYVIVDGARRDREVWVGDLYPEIRNVWALFRNKEVIRNTFDVILDQIREDGFIPASSISMQVFYEYNCWFLIVLEDYLKVSGDTDFYLEHLEKVRAILRFILTILEDGCLDLGKMQTWAWTSSRHGKITSSNCVLYAALKAAARMEKNLGKDLASAQNCEALAARLKNKINEESFDRKKKLYYDIMGTPGRFSSDAAALAVLFGVCEQQDRKKVLSALCEKFKTPYGMLLYYPKEEPDGQNFVHNDHVWPFVNTLVLEALLKNGQTEQALPLLQSVWGTMLQNGADTFWEIIDGNFGTFMRTRLNDPPDDRDTWNSECHGWSAGLPYLFFTYFAGVRPVEYGYQSIEFSPVCAGLNDVRAVVPAANGEIRVSIYKDADGVRRAELVCPESTQVGWKRNVAHLDTAPARENGYTVYSFLLKEQV; this is translated from the coding sequence ATGAAAATTATTCGCAAGACAGAAGATCAGGCGCTTTTCGATCTGGAACAACTCGGAAACGGCGTGCTCACGTTCACCTATCCCGCGTCGGCGGGCGCTTCGGTTTCGTGCGCATACGGGCCGTATCCCGATTTTATCAACTTTCGTTGTAAATGCGATATGAGTATTTTCGAAGGCAAAGCGATCTGCCGATCGAAAAAACTGGTCACGGCGCGCTACCTTCTCGTAACCGCGCACGGTGTGCCGCTCGAAAGCGTCGATCTTTCTTTTCAAGACAAGATGTTGCCTCTCGAAAAATACGGCGATTTTTCCTGTGATTCAAAACTGTTCGAAAAAATGTTTTCCGTGTGCGAACACACGCTGCGCTGTTGCGTATTTCCGCACACGCAGGGCAATTCGACCTTTGACTTGCAGGGAGAGAAGAACCGTGAATTCGCCCTGAACTGGCACGGAAAGTATTCCGATTACGTCATCGTCGACGGCGCGCGGCGCGACCGCGAGGTCTGGGTGGGGGATCTGTATCCCGAAATACGCAACGTATGGGCGTTGTTTCGCAATAAAGAGGTGATCCGCAATACGTTCGACGTGATTTTGGACCAGATCCGAGAAGACGGATTTATTCCCGCGAGCAGTATTTCCATGCAGGTGTTTTACGAGTACAACTGCTGGTTTCTGATCGTGTTGGAAGACTATCTCAAAGTCAGCGGCGATACGGATTTTTATTTGGAACATCTGGAAAAAGTGCGCGCGATCCTCCGATTTATCCTCACGATCTTAGAGGACGGCTGCCTGGATCTGGGGAAAATGCAGACTTGGGCATGGACTTCCAGCCGTCACGGTAAGATCACGAGCAGCAACTGCGTTTTATATGCCGCACTCAAGGCGGCGGCGCGTATGGAAAAGAATTTGGGTAAGGATCTTGCGTCTGCGCAGAATTGCGAGGCTTTGGCGGCGCGGCTGAAAAATAAGATCAACGAAGAGTCGTTCGATCGGAAAAAGAAGTTATATTACGATATCATGGGAACCCCCGGGCGCTTTTCTTCGGACGCGGCGGCGCTTGCCGTGCTGTTCGGCGTGTGCGAGCAACAGGACCGCAAAAAAGTTTTGTCGGCGCTTTGCGAAAAATTCAAGACGCCGTACGGTATGCTGCTGTATTACCCGAAAGAAGAGCCCGACGGGCAGAATTTCGTTCATAACGACCACGTGTGGCCCTTCGTTAACACGCTGGTGCTCGAAGCGCTTTTGAAAAACGGCCAAACCGAACAAGCGTTGCCGCTGCTGCAAAGCGTCTGGGGCACCATGCTGCAAAACGGCGCCGATACTTTCTGGGAGATCATCGACGGGAACTTTGGAACATTTATGCGCACGCGCCTGAACGACCCGCCCGACGACAGGGATACCTGGAACAGCGAATGTCACGGTTGGAGCGCGGGGCTGCCGTATCTGTTCTTTACTTACTTCGCGGGCGTCCGTCCCGTAGAATACGGCTATCAAAGCATCGAATTTTCTCCCGTATGTGCGGGGCTGAACGACGTTCGGGCAGTCGTTCCCGCCGCGAACGGGGAAATTCGCGTCAGTATTTACAAAGATGCGGACGGTGTTCGCAGGGCGGAACTCGTCTGTCCCGAATCGACGCAGGTCGGCTGGAAGAGGAACGTCGCGCATCTCGATACGGCGCCTGCCCGCGAAAACGGATATACGGTCTATTCTTTTTTGTTGAAGGAACAGGTATAA
- a CDS encoding cobyrinate a,c-diamide synthase, which yields MKGDFPRLLLSGTNSGCGKTTIFCALLQALKDRGENVAAFKCGPDYIDPMFHRAVIGAESGNLDSYFCGEYLSAVFADSARDLNLIEGAMGYYDGLGFTDEHSAYDVGRRLHAPAVLVADGRGSSLSIAAQMQGFLRFRKDSNVRGFILNRVSRGVYEGIKKIWNEECGAKLYGYFPVLPEELAFKSRHLGLVTAAEVENLREMQMKLAKIAQDSVDIEGLTALAASAPALEYDPPVLPRFPKIHIAVAKDAAFCFYYSENLGLFEKMGAELSFFSPLEDAAPPAEADCLYFGGGYPELYAEKLSANASMRESVRAAHARGVPIFAECGGFLYLNRLLDGYAMAGVLHGESVNKHKPVRFGYVELEANEDCLIAKKGARLRGHEFHYYDCTENGEAFTARRKGSEYRCTAAAKTIAAGFAHVHFYSNLECAATFYENCLEAKKCRK from the coding sequence ATGAAGGGTGATTTTCCGCGCCTGCTGCTTTCGGGCACCAACAGCGGCTGCGGCAAAACGACGATTTTTTGCGCGCTGTTGCAGGCGCTTAAAGACCGCGGCGAAAACGTTGCGGCGTTCAAATGCGGTCCCGATTATATCGACCCCATGTTCCACCGCGCCGTTATCGGCGCCGAAAGCGGAAATCTGGACAGTTATTTCTGCGGAGAATATCTTTCCGCGGTGTTTGCCGATTCCGCGCGGGATCTCAACTTGATCGAGGGGGCGATGGGCTATTACGACGGCCTGGGCTTTACCGACGAACACAGCGCGTACGACGTCGGCAGACGCTTGCACGCTCCCGCCGTGCTCGTCGCGGACGGCAGGGGCAGTTCTCTTTCCATCGCCGCGCAGATGCAGGGCTTTCTGCGTTTTCGCAAGGACAGCAACGTCAGGGGCTTTATTCTCAACCGCGTTTCGCGCGGTGTATACGAGGGAATAAAAAAAATCTGGAACGAGGAGTGCGGCGCGAAACTGTACGGCTACTTTCCCGTATTGCCCGAAGAACTCGCATTCAAGAGCCGCCATCTGGGATTGGTCACGGCGGCAGAAGTTGAAAATCTGCGCGAAATGCAGATGAAACTTGCAAAAATCGCACAGGATTCCGTGGATATAGAGGGGCTTACGGCTCTCGCGGCGTCGGCGCCCGCGCTCGAATACGATCCGCCTGTCCTGCCGCGTTTCCCCAAAATCCATATCGCCGTCGCAAAGGACGCCGCGTTTTGCTTTTATTATTCCGAAAACCTCGGGCTTTTCGAAAAAATGGGCGCGGAACTGTCGTTTTTCTCCCCTTTGGAGGACGCCGCGCCGCCCGCGGAAGCCGACTGCCTGTATTTCGGCGGCGGTTATCCCGAGTTGTACGCGGAAAAACTTTCCGCCAATGCGTCCATGCGCGAAAGCGTGCGCGCGGCGCACGCGCGCGGCGTGCCGATCTTTGCCGAGTGCGGCGGTTTTCTGTATCTGAACCGCCTGCTGGACGGATATGCGATGGCGGGCGTGTTGCACGGCGAGAGCGTAAACAAACATAAGCCCGTACGATTCGGCTACGTCGAGTTGGAGGCGAACGAGGACTGCCTCATCGCGAAAAAGGGCGCGCGCCTGCGCGGTCACGAGTTCCATTATTACGATTGCACCGAAAACGGCGAAGCGTTTACCGCACGCCGCAAGGGGAGCGAATACCGTTGCACGGCAGCGGCAAAAACGATCGCCGCAGGCTTTGCGCACGTTCATTTTTACAGCAATTTGGAGTGTGCGGCGACGTTTTACGAAAATTGTCTGGAGGCAAAGAAATGCAGGAAATGA
- a CDS encoding ABC transporter substrate-binding protein gives MKRSLALVLLAVLAMSTLLFAACDKKENEQQGITVAYSQLTSTGKEENTFAELFSIEHLKDENEKAYSKIEVFDKEKKLDTSWLLLPEGVDKVSGAPAGVNIMTFRDRQNIMVSSASTMALINAMDALSKVPMTTADTTWRIQEIKDAIDKGTVKEVGKYSKPDYEQIISIGAEKHVTFAVFSTMLDSVPDVYDQLTKTCNLRIMRDQSSYESHPLGRTEWIKIYGEIFDMRDKSDAVFNGQVEILNETTSKINVPEAERKTVLIFYTTSTKDTFYVRNAADYVTELVNLGGGKQVAEIGPGKSGNTKMTQEWFIQECSQADYVLYNWTSGASGVKDESLQGLIDARLGDWFKDFKAYKEGNVWRTSNDFYQKMDKMGEMVADIYKMLYGENVSDTLTYVNRLK, from the coding sequence ATGAAGAGAAGTCTGGCACTTGTGCTCCTCGCCGTTCTGGCAATGAGCACGCTCCTTTTTGCCGCGTGCGACAAAAAGGAGAACGAACAGCAGGGTATCACGGTCGCGTATTCGCAACTTACGAGTACGGGTAAGGAAGAAAACACTTTTGCGGAACTGTTTTCCATCGAGCACTTGAAGGACGAAAACGAAAAAGCGTATTCGAAAATAGAAGTGTTCGATAAGGAAAAGAAATTGGATACTTCCTGGCTGCTCCTTCCCGAGGGTGTGGACAAGGTTTCGGGCGCGCCCGCGGGCGTCAATATCATGACCTTTCGGGACAGGCAGAACATTATGGTCTCCTCCGCGAGCACGATGGCGCTCATCAACGCCATGGATGCGCTTTCGAAAGTCCCGATGACGACCGCCGATACGACGTGGCGGATCCAGGAGATCAAAGACGCGATCGATAAAGGCACCGTAAAGGAAGTCGGCAAATACAGCAAGCCCGACTACGAGCAGATCATTTCCATCGGCGCGGAAAAACACGTAACGTTCGCGGTTTTTTCGACGATGCTCGATTCCGTTCCCGACGTGTACGACCAACTGACAAAGACTTGCAATCTGCGCATCATGCGCGACCAGTCTTCTTACGAGAGCCACCCGCTCGGACGTACAGAATGGATCAAGATCTACGGAGAGATTTTCGATATGCGCGATAAATCCGACGCTGTTTTCAACGGACAGGTCGAGATCCTCAACGAAACGACTTCGAAAATCAACGTGCCCGAAGCGGAGCGTAAAACGGTGCTTATCTTCTATACGACTTCGACGAAAGACACCTTCTACGTGCGGAACGCCGCCGATTACGTGACGGAATTGGTCAATCTGGGCGGAGGAAAGCAGGTCGCGGAGATCGGCCCCGGAAAGTCGGGCAATACGAAAATGACGCAGGAATGGTTTATCCAAGAGTGTTCGCAGGCGGATTACGTTCTGTATAACTGGACGAGCGGCGCTTCGGGCGTAAAGGACGAAAGTCTGCAGGGGCTGATCGACGCGCGTCTCGGCGATTGGTTCAAGGATTTCAAGGCGTATAAAGAGGGGAACGTGTGGCGTACCTCCAACGATTTCTATCAGAAGATGGACAAGATGGGCGAGATGGTCGCCGATATTTACAAAATGCTGTACGGGGAAAACGTGTCCGATACGCTTACGTACGTGAACAGGCTGAAATAA
- a CDS encoding carbohydrate ABC transporter permease: MRITKGQRIFAVFNYIFLTLLALSCILPILHLLAVSLSSKVASDNNMVGLIPVGFNTDSYKYLIQGNTFFRSFGVSVYRAVLGTAINILLIVLLAYPLSKNKEEFTGRPVYIGLLLFVMIFSAGMVPYYLFINDLNLFDTIWALVLPTSVPIFSVILMMNFMRSLPREIEEAAKVDGANYLQCLVRIVLPVCLPSIATVTLLAFVTHWNSWFDGLLYNNDIANYPLQTYLQVILTNKAPSNIDESMVNIGRNMKSAQIFVTMLPLLLVYPFLQKYFVTGMVIGSVKG, translated from the coding sequence ATGAGGATCACCAAGGGACAGCGCATTTTCGCTGTGTTCAACTATATCTTTTTGACGCTTCTGGCGCTCAGTTGTATCCTTCCCATACTGCATCTGCTCGCCGTTTCGCTCAGTTCCAAAGTCGCCTCCGATAATAATATGGTCGGGTTGATCCCTGTCGGCTTCAATACGGACAGTTATAAATATCTCATCCAGGGCAATACGTTTTTTCGTTCGTTCGGCGTCAGCGTGTACAGGGCGGTGCTGGGCACTGCCATCAATATCCTTCTGATCGTGCTGCTCGCTTATCCGCTCTCCAAAAACAAAGAGGAATTTACGGGGCGGCCCGTCTATATCGGATTGCTCCTGTTCGTCATGATCTTTTCCGCTGGCATGGTGCCGTATTATCTGTTCATCAACGACCTCAACCTATTCGATACCATCTGGGCGCTCGTCCTTCCGACGTCGGTTCCCATTTTCAGCGTCATACTGATGATGAATTTCATGCGTTCCCTCCCCCGAGAGATCGAAGAGGCCGCCAAGGTTGACGGGGCGAATTATCTGCAATGCCTTGTGCGCATCGTATTGCCCGTCTGTCTGCCTTCCATCGCAACCGTCACGCTGCTCGCTTTCGTAACGCATTGGAATTCCTGGTTCGACGGCCTTTTGTACAACAACGATATCGCAAACTATCCGTTGCAGACTTATCTGCAGGTCATTCTCACGAATAAAGCGCCCTCGAATATCGACGAAAGCATGGTCAATATCGGGAGAAACATGAAATCCGCGCAGATCTTCGTCACGATGCTGCCGCTGCTCCTGGTATACCCGTTTCTCCAAAAATATTTCGTCACCGGCATGGTCATCGGCTCGGTAAAGGGTTAA
- a CDS encoding ABC transporter ATP-binding protein, whose protein sequence is MNRLSTRNLCVGYNKKVLIGGICIEIGAGEVVSLIGPNGAGKSTVLKSITRQLESLGGAVYVDGEDSAALSPKSFATRFSVVLTERLKTDRMTCGEIVEAGRYPYTGFFGKLTEEDKRIVRESLALVGGEPIAELPFDAISDGQRQRILLARAICQQPQIMVLDEPTSFLDIRYKIELLSILRRLSAERGMSVLLSLHEIDLAAKISDKIVCVDGDKISAVGTPEEIFRGDTVRDLYDISRGDYNLLFGSVELEKPTGAPRVFVLAGGGSGIPVFRALQRKNIPFSAGILCENDVDFQIARSLAAEIVSAPAFSVLTESDAARAAQVMLRAGALLVVCEQFGAANDAAKALISIAKEKNIPVYTEVSQVPLTGSEAQNEG, encoded by the coding sequence ATGAACCGCCTTTCCACCCGAAATCTGTGCGTAGGATACAACAAAAAGGTATTGATCGGCGGTATCTGTATCGAGATCGGCGCGGGCGAGGTCGTTTCTCTCATCGGACCCAACGGCGCGGGCAAATCCACCGTTTTAAAGAGTATCACCCGCCAACTGGAAAGTTTGGGCGGCGCGGTGTACGTGGACGGCGAAGACTCCGCCGCGCTTTCCCCTAAAAGTTTTGCGACCCGTTTTTCCGTCGTTCTCACCGAACGGTTAAAAACGGACCGCATGACCTGCGGCGAGATCGTGGAGGCGGGGCGTTATCCGTATACGGGTTTTTTCGGCAAACTTACCGAAGAGGACAAGCGCATCGTGCGCGAGAGCCTCGCGCTGGTCGGCGGGGAACCGATCGCGGAGCTTCCCTTCGACGCGATCTCCGACGGACAGCGCCAGCGCATTCTGCTCGCGCGCGCCATCTGTCAGCAGCCGCAGATCATGGTGCTCGACGAGCCGACTTCCTTTTTGGATATCCGCTATAAGATCGAATTGTTGAGCATTTTGCGCAGACTTTCCGCCGAGCGCGGCATGAGCGTGCTTTTATCCCTGCACGAGATCGACCTTGCCGCCAAAATTTCCGACAAGATCGTGTGCGTGGACGGGGACAAGATCTCCGCCGTCGGCACGCCCGAGGAAATTTTCCGCGGCGATACCGTGCGCGATTTGTACGATATCTCTCGAGGCGATTATAATCTCTTGTTCGGCAGCGTGGAACTGGAAAAGCCGACGGGCGCGCCCCGCGTGTTCGTGCTCGCGGGCGGCGGCAGCGGCATTCCCGTGTTCCGCGCCCTGCAAAGGAAGAATATTCCCTTTTCCGCAGGGATATTATGCGAAAACGACGTGGACTTTCAGATCGCCCGCTCCCTCGCCGCGGAAATCGTGTCCGCGCCCGCGTTTTCCGTTCTGACGGAATCGGACGCGGCCCGCGCCGCGCAGGTCATGCTCCGTGCGGGCGCGCTCCTTGTCGTCTGCGAGCAATTCGGCGCGGCGAACGATGCGGCGAAAGCGCTGATTTCCATTGCGAAAGAGAAAAATATTCCCGTCTATACGGAAGTTTCGCAAGTTCCCTTAACGGGCTCGGAGGCGCAAAATGAAGGGTGA